In Kitasatospora sp. NBC_00240, the following are encoded in one genomic region:
- a CDS encoding TetR/AcrR family transcriptional regulator has protein sequence MEASSAPDPSPAEARPRRAGYRRLPVQQRREQLIAVALELFASRPPEEVTLDDVAEAAGASRPLVYRYFAGGKQQLYEAALRSAAEELISRFKVPKEGTPTQQLATVLDHYFDFVAEHHAGYGALLRGGSVVETARTSAIVDEVRRAALRRTLRHLGVRQAGPRVAMLVRSWISVVEGASLTWLDEGRQIPPAELRDWLVDQFVAMSAASALHDPQTAQVLGGLLALERPDGPAAALAGRLQELLSARAGTV, from the coding sequence ATGGAAGCCAGCTCCGCGCCAGACCCGTCCCCCGCCGAGGCCCGCCCCCGGCGCGCCGGCTACCGTCGGCTGCCGGTGCAGCAGCGCCGCGAGCAACTCATCGCCGTCGCCCTGGAGCTGTTCGCCTCCCGGCCGCCCGAGGAGGTCACCCTCGACGACGTCGCCGAGGCCGCCGGCGCCTCGCGCCCGCTGGTCTACCGCTACTTCGCGGGCGGCAAGCAGCAGTTGTACGAGGCGGCGCTGCGCAGTGCCGCGGAAGAGCTGATCAGCCGGTTCAAGGTGCCGAAGGAGGGCACCCCGACCCAGCAGCTGGCGACCGTGCTGGACCACTACTTCGACTTCGTCGCCGAGCACCATGCCGGCTACGGGGCGCTGCTGCGCGGCGGTTCGGTGGTGGAGACGGCGCGGACCTCGGCGATCGTGGACGAGGTCCGGCGGGCGGCGCTGCGCCGGACACTGCGGCACCTGGGTGTGCGGCAGGCCGGGCCGCGGGTGGCGATGCTGGTCCGGTCCTGGATCTCGGTGGTCGAGGGTGCGTCGCTGACCTGGCTGGACGAGGGCCGGCAGATCCCGCCGGCGGAGCTGCGCGACTGGCTGGTGGACCAGTTCGTGGCGATGAGCGCGGCCTCGGCGCTGCACGATCCGCAGACCGCGCAGGTGCTGGGCGGACTGCTCGCGCTGGAGCGGCCGGACGGGCCGGCGGCGGCGCTGGCCGGGCGGCTGCAGGAGCTGCTGTCGGCGCGGGCCGGGACGGTGTAG
- a CDS encoding fumarylacetoacetate hydrolase family protein — MKLLRVGLPGAERPVVLGPDGTAYDLSGRTPDIDGAFLAGLDPAELARAVAAGALPVTDIAGQRVGAPLVRPGKVVGIGLNYRDHAAEAGAQIPTEPVVFLKPSNTVVGAYDEVLVPRGSEKTDYEAELAIVIGRTARYLETHQDAAAVIAGYTVANDVTERAFQFERGGQWDKGKSAETFTPLGPWLVTADEVEDPQRFPVRTWVNGDLRQNGSTAEMIFPVLEIVRYLTHFMVLEPGDVIVTGTPAGVTLGHPGTPFLQPGDVVEIEIDGLGRQRQVLGKA, encoded by the coding sequence ATGAAGCTCCTCCGTGTCGGCCTCCCCGGCGCTGAGCGCCCGGTCGTACTGGGCCCGGACGGCACCGCGTACGACCTCTCGGGCCGGACGCCCGACATCGACGGCGCGTTCCTCGCCGGGCTCGACCCCGCCGAGCTGGCCCGGGCGGTGGCCGCCGGCGCGCTGCCGGTGACCGACATCGCCGGGCAGCGGGTCGGTGCGCCGCTGGTGCGCCCGGGCAAGGTCGTCGGCATCGGTCTGAACTACCGCGACCACGCGGCCGAGGCGGGGGCGCAGATCCCGACCGAGCCGGTGGTGTTCCTCAAGCCGAGCAACACCGTGGTCGGCGCCTACGACGAGGTGCTGGTGCCGCGTGGCAGCGAGAAGACCGACTACGAGGCCGAGCTGGCCATCGTGATCGGCCGGACCGCCCGCTACCTGGAGACCCACCAGGACGCGGCGGCCGTGATCGCCGGCTACACGGTGGCCAACGACGTCACCGAGCGGGCCTTCCAGTTCGAGCGCGGCGGTCAGTGGGACAAGGGCAAGTCGGCGGAGACCTTCACACCGCTCGGTCCCTGGCTGGTCACCGCCGACGAGGTGGAGGACCCGCAGCGGTTCCCGGTGCGGACCTGGGTCAACGGCGACCTCCGGCAGAACGGCTCCACCGCCGAGATGATCTTCCCGGTGCTGGAGATCGTCCGCTACCTCACCCACTTCATGGTGCTGGAGCCCGGCGACGTGATCGTCACCGGCACCCCGGCCGGCGTCACCCTCGGGCACCCGGGGACGCCGTTCCTGCAGCCCGGCGACGTGGTCGAGATCGAGATCGACGGTCTCGGCCGCCAGCGGCAGGTGCTCGGCAAGGCCTGA